The genomic stretch GCTTGTTTGCGTCCTTGGTATAGCCCAGAAAGCGGGTATGGTTGACCTGTATCTCCCCCTGCTGGTAGCGGTACTGTATCCCCAGCTTTACATTCTGGCTTAGGGATTCGCTCTCTTGCTGGGCGAGGCTGGCCATGATTGTCAGCATGACCTCGCCCTTGGAATCCATGGTGTTGATGTTTTCCTTCTCGAAAAATACCGGGATGCCCTTGTCTTTTAATTGCCGGATGTATTTCAGGCAGTTGAGGGTGTTTCGGGCGAAGCGGCTGATGGATTTGGTTATCACCATATCGATTTTGCCCGCCATGCATTCCTCGATCATGCGGTTGAATTCCGCCCTTTTTTCGTATTGGTGCCGGAGATGCCCTCGTCGGCAAATATGCCAGCCAGCTCCCACTCCGGATTGCCCTGTATGAAAGACGTGTAATGCTCGATTTGCACCTCGTAGCTGGAGGCCTGCTCCTCCTCGTCGGTGGAAACCCGGCAGTAGGCCGCCACCCGCAGCTTATGCCCGGCGCTGTCCTCCGCCGCCAGGTGCATATTTCTTTGCGCCGGTATGACCGACACGTTCCTTGCCGTCTGCAGCACCCAAACTCAACTCCTTTCCGTAGGTTTTGCCGTTTAAAAGCTCAAACTCCGCCCTATCCCCGCATACCGTTATGCGCCGGACGACACTTTTCATAAACTCCCCGTCGAAGACCGGCGGCGCTTCCAGGAGCAGCTTTTTAAGCTTTTTCGTCAGATAAGCAAAGTCGTCTATTTCGATAAGCGAATACGCGTACTCCGCCTGCTTTACCGGGTCGTCATATTTGATTTCAATATCCGGCGCGGCCCTTTTCGGGCCGTCCTGCAAATCAGATAAATCGATCGACCGCATAAGCTCCATAAACGCTTTTTCCAATGCCGCTTCGGGGATCATCGGGCAATTTTCATGCAAAGCGCGCCGCTTTGCGCTCCTCTTGCGCCCAGTCATAAATTTCCTGAGATATGACGGGAGGATAAAAACCGTCGCCAAGATATTTACTGTCCCGCAGCATCTTTCCCAGGGTCGCCTGCGCACTGTGGATGCCGTTTCGCCTTGCCGCTTCCTGCTGCGAAGTTCCCTTGAGGTAGTCTTCAAAAAACGCCCACACCCTCTGCGCCTCGTCCGGATCCAAAACGACTTGCCCGTTTTCGATCCTGTATCCGTAAGGTATGTGCCTTATTATCTTTCCATCCTTTCCCGCAGGACAAGGCCGCACTTTAAGCGGAAGCCGATTTCAGCCGGCGAAAAGACCGTCCATGCTTTTCACAAAGCGGTCAAAGAAATCTTTATCGAATTCCTCCATATATCCCCGGCGGGAAAGATAGCGATAGACCTCCTCGGCCGATGAAACCGCCGAAAACTCGCTGATTGCGGCGGTGAGCGCCGCTTTTTCCTTTTTCAGCCTTTCCGCCTCCAGTTTAAGCGCGTTTGCCTGCGAATTGAAAAGAGCGGCTCTCTAATGCGTTTTTGTATCGTCAACAATTTCCATGATATCTGAAATATCACAGTTTAAAGCTTTGCAAATCTTGACGAGAATATCGGTCGTAACGTTTTCATTTCTGCCAATCTTCGCAACAGAAGCATGGCTGATGCCTGCCTGTTCTCTCAAGTCCTTCTTTTTCATGTCTTTATCAATCAACAGTTTCCACAGTTTCTTGTAACTCACAGACATACCCGGCACCTCCTTGCGTTTCATATATTTTACCATGAAACATCAGCGTAAACAATATAAAAATCAGCGTTCGCATACATATCAAAATAGTATAGAGAATATGCCGGATAAGCTAATAAGGGTATTCTTGTTTCTTTTCTGCTCTTTAACATATTTCAGAGTGGGCAGTTCAGTAGATGGCTCATCGTGGACCGTGCCATGGTTCGCCAAAGGGGCAGACCGCCCCCTTGGCGCGGCGATAGGTTTTCTGCCGTCCCGGCGCGCGTCCGGCTACCGGACATAATACATGCAGCTGCTCTTTCCCCCGTTTTCACGCCATCTTTGCTCCTTGCGAATCCAGCCGCTTTTTACAAGATCGCCGATGGCCCGCTTGACGGTGCTGCGGGACAGCTTCAGCTCCGCGGCGATGGTGTTAATCGCCGGGTAGCACTTGCCGTCCTTGTCCGCCCGGTCCTTGAGGTACATGTACACGGCCACCGCCCGGTGGGGCAGTTCCGAGGCATAAAGGGATGCAAAGTAACCCACAGCTTCACCTCCTACTCAATCCGAACAGGCGCTTCCGGCTGCCTTGATTTAAGCAGCGCTTTTGTTTTCGGCGCGGCTTTCGCTTCTTCCCTGACGGGCGCGTGCGCCATGCCGCCCGCCGCCGCTTCCGGTTCCTCGTCGGTATCCACGCAGGCCGCGTGCCGCCGGATGATTTCCTGTTCCAGCTCCCCGCGGTCGGCGTAGACCACCTTGCGGGCGGATTTCTCCGCAATCTCATAGGGCTTGCCGAAGGTGATGCCCCATTCGAGGAACAGCTTGAGGGTGCCGCGCATGGGATTGACCCCGGTCTTGGTGACGATGAAGCGGCCTTTGGGCATGCTTTTCAGCTCGTCCGGCGTCATCAGGGGGCGCTGGATCATCTGCAGGGACTGGCCGGGATCGTTTTTGCCGCGGCTTACCGAGCCGCTCATTACGGTCCTGTTGCCGAGGGCTTTTGACAAAACTTCAGCGGACTCGCTGTTGGGCGCGAAACCGCCGAACACCATGTCCTGGCAGTTGTCGACGATGATGGACGCGCCCTCCTTGCCGTAGTTCTTCTCCAATTGAGCGAAGCTCTGGATAATGGCCACGATGGATATGCGGCGGGAACGGGAGGCGGAAAACATCATCTCGATGGATTCAATCTTGGGAATGGTGCCGATCTCGTCCAGGTACATCATGACCCTGTTGGGGAGCCTGCCGCCATGCTCGTCGGCCACGGCCAGCATCTCCCGGTAGAGCTGCTGGACGATGAGGCTGATCAAAAAGTATTTGGTGCTGTCTTCCTCCGGCATGACCAGGAAGATGGCGCTTTTTTTAGTGCAGAACTTTTCCGCGTCGATGGCGGTGTCAAAGCAGAGGATTTGCTCCAGCTCGGAATCCAGAAAGGCGTTCAGGCGGGACAGTGCCGTGGAGAGGACGCTCTGCATGGCCTGTTCCGCGCTGTTGACGGCCGCCCCCGCGAACCAGCGGGCCTTGTGCTCCGGAGGCAGCTTTTCAATCAGCAGCTGGAATTGGTTTTTACCCTTGACGCCGGAGGGAGCCAGCAGGTCCTGGATCAGCTTGAACACGCTGATGATGTGCCGCTTGGGCGGCGGGCAGTATTCCGCGACGAGCAGGATGACGGAGGTCAGAAGCCCCTCGGCGGCGTCATAGAAGAAAGCGTTTTGCCCGTAGGCGGCCGCGTCCGCACCTCCCGGATTTATTATGGTCTTGGCGATGATCTTGGCGTACTTCTCCGCTTTGGCCTTGAAAGAAAGGTTCTCCGGATCGGCGATATAGGCGTCCATATACTTGTTGACCAGATGGAGCATGTTGTTGCCGTCGCTTCTGGTAGGATTACGCAGGTCAATGACCGCCACATCGTAGCCGTAGTGTTCCTTCGCGATGCCGCCGTAGTTGCGGTACAGGTCGCCCTTGGTGTCGGTTGTGATGAAGGACATGCCGGAGGCGCAGGCGTATTCCAGGTTGGGGTACAGGAAATGAGCCGTCTTGCCGACGCCGGCGGCACCGATCATGAGGCAGTGAATATCGCCGGTGTCCACCAGGGCGGTGACGCGGCCGCGGGATATTTTGCAGCCCACCACCAGCCCCTGGGCGGAGGGCAGGTTCTTTTTCCGCCGCCACAGCGTCGGCGTGTAGGGCAGATGGACATATGTCTTATGAATTTCTTGTTTTGTCGCCCAGCGCGCGGTGCCGTGCTGTCCGTCGCCGACGGTTTTGGATTTGATTCCGTTTAGAGTATAATAATGGGCCAGCAGGGAAAGGAAGCCGATAACCCCGAACATGGT from Heliomicrobium modesticaldum Ice1 encodes the following:
- a CDS encoding helix-turn-helix domain-containing protein yields the protein MSVSYKKLWKLLIDKDMKKKDLREQAGISHASVAKIGRNENVTTDILVKICKALNCDISDIMEIVDDTKTH
- a CDS encoding helix-turn-helix domain-containing protein, giving the protein MGYFASLYASELPHRAVAVYMYLKDRADKDGKCYPAINTIAAELKLSRSTVKRAIGDLVKSGWIRKEQRWRENGGKSSCMYYVR
- a CDS encoding VirD4-like conjugal transfer protein, CD1115 family, yielding MQTSQIITLTAAALTMFGVIGFLSLLAHYYTLNGIKSKTVGDGQHGTARWATKQEIHKTYVHLPYTPTLWRRKKNLPSAQGLVVGCKISRGRVTALVDTGDIHCLMIGAAGVGKTAHFLYPNLEYACASGMSFITTDTKGDLYRNYGGIAKEHYGYDVAVIDLRNPTRSDGNNMLHLVNKYMDAYIADPENLSFKAKAEKYAKIIAKTIINPGGADAAAYGQNAFFYDAAEGLLTSVILLVAEYCPPPKRHIISVFKLIQDLLAPSGVKGKNQFQLLIEKLPPEHKARWFAGAAVNSAEQAMQSVLSTALSRLNAFLDSELEQILCFDTAIDAEKFCTKKSAIFLVMPEEDSTKYFLISLIVQQLYREMLAVADEHGGRLPNRVMMYLDEIGTIPKIESIEMMFSASRSRRISIVAIIQSFAQLEKNYGKEGASIIVDNCQDMVFGGFAPNSESAEVLSKALGNRTVMSGSVSRGKNDPGQSLQMIQRPLMTPDELKSMPKGRFIVTKTGVNPMRGTLKLFLEWGITFGKPYEIAEKSARKVVYADRGELEQEIIRRHAACVDTDEEPEAAAGGMAHAPVREEAKAAPKTKALLKSRQPEAPVRIE